One Setaria italica strain Yugu1 chromosome II, Setaria_italica_v2.0, whole genome shotgun sequence DNA segment encodes these proteins:
- the LOC101760087 gene encoding disease resistance protein RPM1 — translation MAEIAILLVMKKITIALAEETLRSARPLLAKKSQSITELPCDMKLIKNELELIRAFLNEIDRKGEVIETWIGQVRRLAFDMEDIVDQFFYVVGNNNQKRSWCDHVKKIVKKPQSLFSLDEIAIETKRINQELKQLSESRNRWAKPLDCGTTTPVTSYETEPYLPGHDYSINDDDLVGTDKNKQTLIGALHFEDHLLRIIAVWGMGGIGKSTLVNDVYKNELSSFDCHTWVSISHKYKLEDIWRNMLSDLLRKDKKEFDAESMNSTYLIDELKQIMSNKRYLVILDDVWTTEVILKLRNILVDNGLGSRVIITTRMEEVASMAEDGCKIKLEPLNDHDAWVLFCRKAFPKIQNHICPPDLHQCGKDIVEKCDGLPLALVAIGSILSLKRKSVKEWRLFFNQLIWELHINENLNRVEKILNLSYKYLPHYLKNCFLYCAVFPEDYLIGRRNLTWMWIAEGFIEPNGASSLEDVADGYVDQLVNRSMLQVASRNSFARIKCLRMHDLVRELAIFQSTKESFSTNYDENHGVMVDFDSRRLSVLQCNKGIPLSIYSSRLRAFITFDTSMALSSWYSSILSKSKYLVVLDLSDSPIETVPDSVGELFNLRFLCLNNTNVKELPEFITKLQNLQTLSLECTQLLKFPQGMSKLKQLRHLLFFKLIDATYKSFNNWESMEPFEGLWTLKELQSLNEIRATNVFVANLGNLSQLRVLSISDVKNSHCAQLCDALSKMRHLSRLEIRTWNENELLHLDNLELPNPLQVLDLYGRFSEGTFESPFFLNHGSELYLISLKYCQLTENQLSQLSRLSKLTYLDLTRAYTGQQLHFNADSFQNLKKILLKDLPHVNQICIYDGALVNLEYLYMDNLPELQDAPIGVDFLASLKEAYCINMHGQHGAFASNFWKAKLDHIPNVYSTTEGK, via the coding sequence ATGGCGGAGATTGCTATTCTTCTTGTCATGAAAAAGATAACCATAGCTCTAGCAGAAGAGACACTAAGGTCCGCTAGACCTTTGCTTGCAAAGAAATCTCAGTCAATAACAGAACTACCGTGTGACATGAAATTGATTAAGAACGAGCTCGAGCTTATTCGTGCTTTTCTTAATGAAATAGACAGGAAAGGTGAGGTCATAGAAACTTGGATAGGACAAGTCCGAAGATTGGCATTTGATATGGAAGACATTGTGGATCAGTTTTTCTATGTAGTCGGCAACAACAATCAGAAAAGATCATGGTGTGATCATGTCAAGAAAATTGTGAAGAAACCTCAATCATTGTTTTCATTGGATGAAATTGCTATTGAAACTAAGAGAATAAATCAAGAGCTTAAGCAACTTTCTGAAAGTAGAAACCGTTGGGCCAAACCATTAGATTGTGGAACTACTACTCCAGTAACAAGCTATGAAACTGAACCGTATCTTCCTGGACATGATTACTCAATCAACGATGATGATCTTGTAGGAACTGATAAAAATAAACAAACCTTGATTGGTGCATTGCATTTTGAAGATCATTTGCTGCGGATCATTGCTGTGTGGGGTATGGGTGGCATAGGAAAAAGCACTCTTGTCAACGATGTGTACAAAAATGAACTATCTAGCTTTGATTGTCATACATGGGTTTCTATCTCTCACAAATATAAGCTGGAAGATATTTGGAGAAACATGCTGAGTGATCTCCTCCGAAAAGACAAGAAAGAATTTGATGCTGAGAGCATGAACAGTACATATCTAATAGACGAGTTGAAACAGATTATGAGTAACAAGCGGTACTTGGTCATATTAGATGATGTCTGGACGACTGAAGTTATTTTAAAACTCAGGAATATTCTTGTCGATAATGGACTGGGAAGCAGAGTAATAATCACCacaagaatggaggaagttgCTTCAATGGCTGAGGATGGTTGTAAGATCAAATTAGAGCCTCTAAATGACCATGATGCATGGGTTCTATTTTGCAGGAAGGCATTTCCAAAAATTCAGAATCATATCTGCCCTCCAGATCTACATCAGTGTGGTAAAGATATAGTGGAGAAATGTGACGGTTTGCCATTAGCCCTCGTGGCGATAGGCAGTATATTGTCCCTAAAAAGGAAGAGTGTTAAAGAGTGGAGACTCTTTTTTAATCAACTTATTTgggagctacatatcaacgagAACCTAAATCGTGTGGAGAAAATTTTAAATCTAAGCTATAAATACCTACCGCATTACTTGAAAAATTGCTTCCTGTATTGTGCTGTTTTCCCAGAAGATTATCTCATAGGCAGAAGAAATTTGACTTGGATGTGGATCGCCGAAGGGTTTATTGAACCAAATGGAGCAAGCAGCTTAGAAGATGTTGCTGATGGTTATGTGGATCAACTTGTCAATCGAAGCATGCTTCAAGTTGCGTCCCGGAACAGCTTTGCTAGAATAAAATGTCTTCGTATGCATGATCTTGTTCGTGAACTAGCCATTTTCCAATCTACAAAAGAGAGTTTTAGTACAAATTATGATGAAAATCATGGGGTAATGGTGGATTTTGATTCTCGTCGTTTGTCGGTGCTTCAGTGCAACAAGGGCATCCCAttaagtatatattcatccaGGCTTCGTGCGTTCATAACATTTGACACCAGCATGGCATTATCTTCGTGGTACTCTTCTATATTGTCCAAATCGAAGTACCTAGTGGTATTAGACTTGTCAGACTCACCTATTGAAACCGTTCCTGATTCAGTTGGGGAGCTATTTAACCTTAGGTTTTTGTGTCTCAACAACACAAATGTGAAGGAATTGCCTGAATTTATTACAAAGCTTCAAAATTTACAAACATTGAGTCTTGAGTGTACACAATTGCTGAAGTTCCCTCAAGGTATGTCAAAACTGAAGCAATTGCGTCACCTACTTTTTTTCAAATTGATAGATGCAACATATAAAAGTTTCAATAATTGGGAATCTATGGAGCCATTTGAGGGCTTGTGGACTTTGAAGGAATTACAGTCTTTGAATGAAATCCGGGCAACTAATGTCTTTGTTGCAAATCTTGGAAATTTATCCCAGCTTAGGGTCCTTAGCATTTCTGATGTAAAGAATAGCCATTGTGCACAACTGTGTGATGCTTTATCAAAGATGCGCCACCTCTCAAGACTAGAAATAAGGACCTGGAACGAAAATGAGCTGCTCCACCTGGACAATTTGGAACTTCCAAATCCTCTTCAAGTGCTTGATTTGTATGGGCGTTTTTCAGAGGGTACTTTTGAATCTCCATTTTTCTTAAATCATGGAAGTGAACTTTATCTAATAAGTCTGAAGTATTGTCAGCTCACAGAGAACCAGTTATCACAGCTCTCTAGATTGTCAAAATTAACTTATTTAGATCTCACTAGGGCGTACACTGGGCAGCAACTACATTTCAATGCTGATTCGTTCCAAAACCTTAAGAAGATTCTTTTGAAGGATTTGCCTCATGTCAATCAAATATGCATATATGATGGAGCTTTGGTAAATCTCGAATATCTTTATATGGATAACCTTCCAGAACTGCAGGACGCCCCTATTGGGGTCGATTTTCTTGCATCCCTCAAAGAGGCATATTGCATCAATATGCACGGACAGCACGGTGCTTTTGCAAGCAATTTTTGGAAGGCAAAGCTAGACCATATCCCGAATGTCTACTCAACAACTGAAGGCAAGTGA